Proteins from a genomic interval of Desulfosporosinus sp. Sb-LF:
- a CDS encoding VWA domain-containing protein — MNGWKFIQLVYALRELSISISSQDIVNALTCLLRFPDLSEKLITKTTFICRPQDASIFEMIWEILFMNQMPRENATNCSFSEENRGTLGVGGQGVGRGTGGVSLTSKGEIVESAHVPNLIPFSRLEELVCHGTDYEGVVQSVLAEIDYYTWINAYDLADQRGALSEEEWYDHQSSRVSLVREIRQRVLTVQVSQENSWEPLVRQHWFLKSLNTLTEGEKDLVKSSIRKWARKLAIRQGFRWKNNHKGTIDISRIVQQSAQSNGLLFRLSYRQKIRRAPELVILCDVSNSMASYVEFLIYLVTCLRVRFRKIRVFFFIDSVWDVTEFVWEDELSGIKQEIKSWGHKMSSGFSDYGAVFRELAENRLMDVSSRATLVILGDGKNNYRPAQTEYIAQISEKVRHIFWLNPLDVQEWNEADNLMKAYQVYCTKVYRCRSASDLQRVVMNVF; from the coding sequence ATGAACGGGTGGAAGTTTATTCAATTAGTTTATGCACTGAGAGAACTTTCAATATCAATTTCCTCTCAAGATATCGTTAATGCGCTTACTTGCTTATTACGATTTCCGGACTTGTCTGAAAAGTTGATTACTAAAACAACTTTTATTTGTCGTCCCCAAGATGCTTCGATCTTTGAGATGATCTGGGAAATCTTATTCATGAATCAAATGCCCCGCGAAAATGCAACAAATTGCTCTTTCTCAGAAGAAAATCGTGGTACTTTGGGAGTAGGCGGACAAGGAGTAGGGCGTGGAACGGGAGGAGTTAGCCTTACTTCAAAAGGAGAAATCGTTGAATCCGCACATGTGCCAAATCTAATTCCATTTTCGCGACTTGAGGAGTTAGTTTGCCATGGGACAGACTATGAAGGAGTTGTACAATCTGTATTAGCTGAAATAGATTATTACACATGGATCAATGCTTATGATCTGGCTGATCAGCGAGGTGCTCTTTCAGAAGAGGAATGGTACGATCATCAAAGCAGTCGGGTATCTCTTGTCCGAGAAATTCGGCAAAGAGTTTTGACGGTTCAAGTCAGTCAGGAAAACAGTTGGGAACCACTTGTGCGCCAACACTGGTTTCTTAAATCTTTAAATACGTTAACAGAAGGAGAAAAAGACCTTGTAAAGTCGAGTATTAGGAAATGGGCACGTAAATTAGCAATTAGGCAAGGATTTCGTTGGAAAAATAACCATAAGGGGACAATTGATATTTCGCGGATCGTTCAGCAAAGCGCTCAATCGAATGGATTACTTTTTCGCTTAAGTTACCGTCAAAAAATTCGACGTGCGCCTGAACTGGTGATACTTTGCGATGTCTCGAATTCTATGGCTTCGTATGTTGAGTTTTTGATCTATTTAGTGACGTGCCTCAGAGTCCGTTTCCGAAAAATACGGGTGTTCTTTTTCATAGATTCTGTCTGGGATGTTACTGAGTTTGTTTGGGAGGACGAACTTAGCGGAATTAAACAAGAGATTAAAAGTTGGGGACACAAGATGAGCTCTGGGTTTTCAGATTATGGAGCAGTATTTAGGGAATTAGCTGAGAACAGACTTATGGATGTGTCATCACGTGCTACGCTTGTTATATTGGGAGATGGTAAGAACAACTATCGTCCCGCTCAAACTGAATATATTGCACAGATTTCAGAAAAAGTGCGTCATATATTTTGGCTAAATCCATTAGACGTTCAGGAGTGGAACGAGGCAGATAATTTGATGAAAGCGTATCAAGTATATTGTACGAAGGTATATCGGTGCCGTTCAGCAAGCGACTTACAGAGAGTTGTTATGAATGTGTTTTAG
- the cls gene encoding cardiolipin synthase, which produces MVVSFLLIGLTQLAFLGSIIFLENRDPTKTITWLLILGVLPLLGALLYLLFGRVVRKHQLYRHKQVWREQTEEIMKDRQLRPRVEDVDQVGNLSMNKKLARLLFNDASAPLTLNNRSQVLTNGQETFQALLAALEGAKAHIHLEFFIFHDDAIGKDILNLLLRKAFDGVEVRILVDGLANQSLSKRFGELRRAGVEAEGFYPVRFPFLSSRLNLRNHRKIVVIDGQIGFLGGLNVGDEYLSRSKKIGFWRDTFLKLEGDAVHFLQTVFLNDWNGVTHQDINNPSYYPHPQNCGNQLTQIAATGPDSDWGSMLQIYFVALTSAEKTISIETPYFIPDEGSVMALKTAALSGLDVRIILQGIPDHKITYWASRSYIEELLESGVRIYRYQKGILHAKVLILDEKVGVVGSTNFDIRSFSLNFEISAFIYDREFARRLEHDFQQDLADSVEFVLQEYKLRPLSNRIKESSARLFSPLL; this is translated from the coding sequence TTGGTTGTGAGTTTTCTCTTGATTGGTCTTACGCAACTTGCCTTTTTGGGATCGATCATTTTCCTAGAGAACAGGGATCCCACAAAAACAATAACTTGGCTATTAATTCTAGGAGTTCTACCGCTTTTGGGTGCGCTACTATATTTGCTGTTTGGTCGCGTTGTTCGGAAACATCAACTTTACCGTCATAAACAAGTTTGGCGGGAGCAAACCGAGGAAATTATGAAGGATCGACAGCTCAGGCCGAGAGTAGAGGATGTGGATCAGGTAGGAAACCTTTCAATGAACAAGAAACTGGCCCGACTCTTATTTAATGATGCCTCTGCGCCTCTGACTCTCAATAATCGTTCTCAAGTGCTCACCAATGGACAAGAGACCTTCCAGGCTCTTCTTGCCGCGTTAGAGGGGGCAAAGGCTCACATACACCTTGAATTTTTTATTTTTCACGACGATGCGATTGGTAAAGATATTCTTAATCTATTGTTGCGAAAAGCATTCGATGGAGTTGAAGTACGCATCCTCGTCGATGGGTTGGCGAACCAGTCTCTAAGTAAACGATTTGGAGAGTTGAGGAGAGCAGGAGTTGAGGCGGAAGGATTCTACCCAGTTCGTTTTCCATTTTTATCAAGCCGATTAAACCTACGTAATCATCGCAAAATTGTTGTGATTGATGGCCAAATAGGCTTTCTGGGAGGACTAAACGTCGGCGATGAATATCTGTCTCGTAGTAAGAAAATAGGGTTTTGGCGAGATACGTTTCTCAAACTAGAAGGAGACGCTGTTCATTTTTTGCAAACGGTCTTTTTGAATGACTGGAATGGCGTTACTCATCAGGACATTAATAATCCATCATACTATCCTCATCCACAGAACTGCGGAAATCAACTGACTCAAATTGCTGCAACTGGCCCTGATTCCGATTGGGGATCTATGTTGCAAATCTATTTTGTAGCCTTGACTAGTGCTGAAAAGACAATTTCTATCGAGACACCCTATTTTATTCCAGACGAAGGATCTGTAATGGCCTTGAAAACAGCAGCCCTTAGCGGTTTAGATGTCAGGATTATCCTTCAAGGGATTCCAGATCATAAGATTACCTATTGGGCGTCGCGATCCTATATTGAAGAATTGTTAGAATCAGGTGTTCGAATCTATCGTTATCAAAAGGGGATACTCCATGCTAAGGTCTTAATCCTTGATGAAAAAGTCGGAGTAGTGGGGTCCACTAACTTTGATATCCGTAGTTTTAGCTTAAATTTCGAAATCAGTGCCTTTATTTATGATCGTGAGTTTGCCCGACGATTGGAACATGACTTTCAACAGGATCTCGCCGATAGTGTTGAATTTGTGTTACAAGAGTATAAATTGCGTCCGTTGTCGAACCGTATAAAAGAATCGAGCGCACGCCTATTTTCTCCACTGCTATAG
- a CDS encoding desulfoferrodoxin, which yields MTNLRELYVCSICGNVVEVVNTGATALVCCNKPMEKMVAGSKDASHEKHVPVVEAVDGGIKVKVGSVAHPMEEKHFIRFIEVLTKDQVLRAELVPNQAPEASFLVKAEDVIEVREYCTIHGLWQAIK from the coding sequence ATGACAAATCTTAGAGAACTTTATGTTTGTAGTATTTGCGGGAATGTTGTAGAGGTTGTTAATACAGGGGCAACTGCATTGGTCTGCTGTAATAAACCTATGGAGAAAATGGTGGCAGGTAGTAAAGATGCAAGCCATGAGAAACATGTTCCTGTTGTCGAGGCGGTCGACGGGGGCATAAAAGTTAAAGTAGGTAGTGTTGCACATCCAATGGAGGAAAAACATTTCATCCGATTTATAGAAGTCTTAACGAAGGATCAAGTTCTCAGAGCCGAACTTGTGCCAAATCAAGCACCGGAGGCATCATTTTTAGTCAAAGCTGAAGATGTAATAGAGGTTAGGGAATATTGCACAATACACGGACTCTGGCAAGCTATTAAGTAA
- a CDS encoding NAD(P)-dependent oxidoreductase — MAFSKENTIIGFVGTGVMGKSMAGHLLKAGFQVHVFNRTKARAEELIQMGAVWFDTISELAAKSNVIISMVGYPKDVEEVYFGANGVINNAKSGSYLVDMTTSSPILAEKIYEEALAKGLYALDAPVSGGDVGAKEARLVIMVGGDENVFKSMGPIFELVGTNVVLQGRAGAGQHTKMCNQIAIASNMLGVCEAMAYATKAGLNPKNVLKSIESGAAGSWSLSNLAPRFLENNFAPGFYVKHFIKDMTIALDSAKKMGLLTPGLELAKTLYDKLAEQGEKNSGTQVLYKLYL; from the coding sequence ATGGCATTTTCTAAAGAAAATACAATTATTGGCTTTGTAGGTACGGGTGTAATGGGAAAAAGCATGGCGGGGCATTTATTGAAGGCCGGTTTTCAAGTGCACGTTTTCAATCGTACAAAGGCACGTGCGGAAGAGTTAATCCAAATGGGAGCAGTTTGGTTTGATACGATTTCAGAGTTAGCAGCTAAAAGTAATGTGATCATTTCCATGGTAGGCTATCCAAAAGATGTTGAAGAAGTTTACTTTGGGGCAAATGGCGTTATCAATAATGCTAAGAGCGGGAGTTATTTAGTAGACATGACAACATCATCGCCGATCTTAGCTGAGAAAATCTATGAAGAAGCTCTCGCTAAAGGGCTGTATGCGTTAGATGCGCCTGTTTCAGGTGGGGATGTAGGAGCAAAAGAAGCTCGTTTGGTTATCATGGTGGGCGGGGACGAAAACGTATTTAAATCCATGGGGCCTATCTTTGAGTTAGTAGGTACGAATGTAGTCTTGCAAGGAAGAGCTGGGGCTGGACAACATACTAAAATGTGTAACCAGATTGCCATCGCCTCGAATATGCTCGGAGTTTGCGAGGCAATGGCCTATGCCACGAAAGCGGGACTGAATCCGAAAAATGTCTTGAAAAGCATTGAATCAGGAGCGGCAGGAAGTTGGTCATTAAGTAATTTGGCTCCACGCTTTTTAGAAAATAATTTTGCCCCAGGTTTTTACGTTAAACATTTTATTAAGGACATGACCATTGCCTTGGATTCGGCTAAAAAGATGGGTCTTTTGACCCCAGGTCTAGAATTAGCGAAGACATTATATGATAAGCTTGCAGAACAGGGAGAAAAAAATAGTGGGACGCAAGTTTTGTATAAATTGTACCTATAA
- a CDS encoding CoB--CoM heterodisulfide reductase iron-sulfur subunit A family protein, translating to MALKSILVVGGGVSGLTAAVEASEAGSEVYLVEEKSYLGGRVTQLNQYFPKLCPPNCGLEINFKRIKQNPRIKFFTLSEIEKIEGEEGDFTVTVKSNPRFVNQNCTACGKCAEVCPAQRPNDFNYGLDKTGAIYKAHEFAFPMKYLIDDKACLGAECGKCVAACEYGAIELDMPAKSFNLNVGSIIWATGWNPYDATRVDYYGYGKHQNVITNVILERLASSNGPTGGKIVRPSDGKEVESIAFVQCAGSRDENNLPYCSGVCCMASLKQATYIKSQNPNAKVYMFYIDVRAMGKHEDFYTKIQNDITMIKGKVGEITEDSLTKELIVQVENQSTGEIMKEKVDMVVLATGMVPATAESKVPVAITYDEDGFIASDSQQPGIYGTGCVKKPLDVASSVKDATAAALKAIQSTVRR from the coding sequence ATGGCGCTAAAGAGTATTTTAGTGGTTGGAGGGGGAGTAAGCGGACTTACTGCCGCAGTCGAAGCTTCCGAGGCTGGAAGCGAGGTCTACCTAGTTGAAGAGAAATCTTATCTAGGTGGCAGAGTAACTCAGTTAAACCAGTATTTTCCTAAGTTGTGTCCGCCGAACTGCGGGTTGGAAATTAATTTTAAAAGAATTAAACAAAACCCCCGAATTAAGTTCTTTACTTTATCCGAAATTGAAAAGATTGAGGGTGAAGAAGGGGATTTTACGGTTACAGTAAAATCTAATCCTCGTTTCGTAAACCAAAATTGCACGGCTTGTGGGAAGTGCGCCGAAGTGTGCCCAGCACAGAGGCCAAACGACTTTAATTACGGATTGGACAAGACTGGGGCAATATATAAGGCTCATGAGTTTGCTTTTCCAATGAAGTACCTGATTGACGATAAGGCTTGTCTGGGTGCGGAGTGCGGAAAATGCGTCGCTGCTTGCGAGTATGGTGCCATCGAATTAGACATGCCTGCTAAAAGTTTCAACTTGAATGTTGGCTCCATCATTTGGGCGACGGGTTGGAATCCTTATGATGCAACGCGAGTCGACTACTATGGATATGGCAAACATCAGAATGTTATTACGAATGTGATTCTGGAAAGATTAGCTTCCTCCAACGGGCCTACTGGCGGGAAGATAGTTCGTCCGTCAGACGGTAAAGAAGTCGAAAGCATTGCTTTTGTCCAGTGTGCTGGATCTCGAGATGAAAATAATTTACCCTATTGTTCCGGAGTTTGCTGTATGGCATCATTGAAGCAAGCCACTTATATCAAGTCACAGAACCCAAATGCTAAGGTCTATATGTTTTATATAGATGTCAGGGCGATGGGCAAACATGAGGACTTTTATACAAAGATACAAAATGATATTACAATGATAAAAGGAAAAGTTGGCGAGATTACCGAGGATTCGCTGACAAAAGAACTAATCGTTCAAGTAGAGAACCAATCGACTGGGGAAATAATGAAGGAAAAGGTTGACATGGTTGTGTTGGCGACTGGGATGGTACCAGCTACCGCTGAGTCAAAAGTACCTGTTGCAATAACTTATGATGAGGATGGCTTTATTGCTTCCGATTCACAGCAACCTGGGATATATGGCACTGGATGTGTTAAGAAGCCATTGGATGTTGCCTCGTCGGTTAAAGATGCTACTGCTGCAGCGCTCAAGGCCATTCAATCTACGGTGAGGAGGTAG
- a CDS encoding hydrogenase iron-sulfur subunit, whose protein sequence is MDKKTGVYICSGCGIGESLDIGALSKVATKEGKVPVCKSHSFLCGSEGTALIKSDIENEGVNAVIIAACSPRVNYDVFEFGPSVLMERTNLREQITWCHPANDEDTQMMAEDSLRMSLARTKHIELPVPFQGENMVSTILVVGGGLAGMTAALEAAKAGYKAVLVEKNSVLGGWMNGLFKQAPQKSPYSEPQEVDIADRVKAIEAHSDVTVYTGAEIQEIAGAPGMFDVTINQNGNTLTERVGSVILATGAVPYDASKLGHLGYGKFENVITGQQLEELASKGKIVRPSDGKEVQSIAFIQCAGSRDPNHLPYCSASCCIESLKQATYLKEQNSEAAVFIFNKDIRTPGQYERLYKQVQKDGAVFVRGDINGINEDDEKNLIIEAADVLTGASISTEGVDLVVLATGMVPTTAFGENIVPQAEPEEGKEPEPQGEFILRSNLLNLAYRQGPEMPTLKYGFPDSHFICFPYETRRTGIYAAGSVRAPMDEMSTIEDAIGAAMKAIQCVELSTTGSAVHPRVGDMSFPDFAMQRCTQCKRCTVECPFGAINEDEKFNPLPNPTRCRRCGICMGACPERIISFKNYSVPMVGNMIKAIEVPEEDEEKPRILIFACENDAYPALDMAGINRLSYNAWVRVIPLRCLGSMNLVWIADTLSQGIDGILLLGCQHGDDYQCHFVKGSELADYRLSKVAETLNRLSLESDRVRIEQVSITDYDRIPAILDGFSERLIELGPNPYKGF, encoded by the coding sequence ATGGATAAAAAAACAGGAGTTTATATTTGCTCCGGCTGTGGAATAGGAGAATCTCTGGATATAGGGGCTCTGTCTAAAGTCGCCACCAAGGAGGGCAAGGTTCCAGTCTGCAAGTCGCACTCCTTTCTATGCGGATCGGAAGGCACTGCGTTGATTAAAAGCGATATTGAGAATGAAGGCGTTAATGCTGTAATTATAGCCGCATGCTCACCGCGTGTTAATTATGATGTATTTGAGTTTGGCCCCTCGGTATTGATGGAGAGAACGAATTTACGGGAGCAGATCACCTGGTGTCATCCAGCGAATGATGAGGATACACAGATGATGGCAGAGGATAGCCTGCGGATGAGTCTTGCCAGAACTAAACATATCGAACTACCTGTGCCTTTCCAAGGGGAAAATATGGTAAGTACCATACTGGTTGTTGGCGGAGGTTTGGCTGGTATGACGGCCGCTCTCGAGGCAGCAAAAGCAGGATACAAAGCTGTGTTAGTGGAGAAGAATTCAGTTCTAGGTGGCTGGATGAATGGATTATTTAAACAAGCTCCTCAAAAATCGCCGTATTCTGAACCTCAAGAAGTCGATATCGCTGACAGGGTGAAGGCGATTGAAGCTCACTCAGATGTTACAGTTTACACTGGTGCAGAGATACAAGAGATTGCAGGCGCACCAGGCATGTTTGATGTTACTATCAACCAGAACGGCAACACTTTAACTGAAAGAGTAGGTTCGGTTATTCTTGCTACTGGTGCAGTTCCTTATGATGCATCAAAGCTGGGCCACCTTGGCTATGGGAAATTCGAGAATGTGATTACAGGACAACAATTAGAAGAGTTGGCCTCCAAAGGAAAAATCGTCCGGCCTTCTGATGGCAAAGAAGTCCAGAGTATTGCTTTTATCCAGTGTGCTGGATCTCGGGATCCAAATCACCTGCCTTATTGTTCAGCGTCATGTTGTATCGAGTCTTTGAAACAGGCGACATACTTGAAAGAACAAAACTCTGAAGCTGCAGTATTTATTTTCAACAAAGACATTCGAACACCTGGCCAGTATGAGCGTTTATACAAACAAGTGCAGAAAGATGGAGCTGTCTTCGTCAGAGGTGATATTAATGGTATTAATGAAGATGACGAAAAGAACTTAATCATTGAAGCTGCAGACGTATTAACAGGAGCATCAATCAGCACAGAGGGTGTTGACTTGGTTGTTCTGGCAACTGGTATGGTGCCGACAACAGCCTTTGGAGAAAATATAGTCCCACAAGCGGAACCCGAAGAAGGTAAGGAACCCGAACCGCAGGGAGAGTTTATTCTTAGATCAAATCTATTAAACCTGGCTTACCGTCAAGGCCCAGAGATGCCAACTCTAAAATATGGTTTTCCAGATTCGCACTTTATTTGTTTCCCTTATGAAACCCGTCGAACGGGTATATATGCTGCAGGTAGCGTAAGGGCACCGATGGATGAAATGTCCACTATTGAAGATGCCATTGGAGCAGCCATGAAGGCGATTCAATGTGTTGAATTGAGCACTACAGGATCAGCAGTTCACCCACGGGTTGGGGACATGTCCTTCCCAGACTTTGCAATGCAAAGGTGTACTCAATGCAAACGCTGTACCGTTGAATGTCCATTTGGGGCTATTAACGAAGATGAAAAATTCAATCCTCTACCAAATCCTACACGCTGTCGCAGGTGCGGGATCTGTATGGGAGCTTGTCCTGAACGGATAATTTCCTTTAAGAACTACTCTGTACCTATGGTCGGTAATATGATTAAGGCCATAGAAGTACCTGAGGAAGATGAGGAAAAACCAAGAATTCTAATCTTCGCTTGTGAAAATGACGCTTATCCTGCTTTAGATATGGCAGGTATCAATCGACTCAGTTATAATGCATGGGTCCGTGTTATCCCACTAAGGTGTCTAGGTTCTATGAACTTGGTATGGATTGCTGATACATTATCACAAGGAATTGACGGAATTCTTCTACTTGGGTGCCAGCATGGTGATGATTATCAGTGCCACTTCGTAAAGGGTAGTGAATTGGCTGACTACAGGCTATCGAAGGTGGCTGAAACCTTGAACAGGTTGTCACTTGAGTCTGACCGTGTTCGAATAGAGCAGGTTTCTATTACTGATTATGATCGAATACCGGCTATATTGGACGGCTTTTCCGAAAGGCTGATTGAACTGGGCCCTAACCCCTACAAAGGGTTCTAA
- a CDS encoding (Fe-S)-binding protein, translating to MDEILNVSLEMRDYIVSSGAETLSTCMQCGLCTNLCPWRLVHGEVSESFNIRKMQRQCQLGLEGFEGEEVLFACVTCGMCQVNCPRKVEIIDNVRAMRNTTVGAGFLPGHLRPIAGSVHANGNPWSGAKEKRAEWQAGLNIPAFSDDTEYLLYVCCTSCYDTRSQKIAKSIVNLLQKAGVSFGVLTAEENCCGETMRKLGDEELFQKLAESNIKLFNGKGVKKIITTSPHCLYAFKKDYPELGGEYEVMHYSELLSSLLKEGKLSLPGEVAKKITFHDPCYLGRHNDVYDSPRELIKAIPGVELVELDRTKNKSLCCAGGGGRVWAEVPMGERFGELRITDAVDKNADILVTACPYCILMLDDACSGLEKGDVLQVMEMSELLNSAL from the coding sequence ATGGATGAAATATTAAACGTATCTCTGGAAATGAGAGATTATATTGTTTCTTCAGGGGCGGAGACTCTTAGCACGTGTATGCAATGCGGCCTCTGTACCAATCTTTGTCCTTGGCGTCTGGTTCATGGTGAGGTTAGCGAGTCATTTAATATTCGTAAAATGCAACGTCAGTGCCAGCTTGGTTTAGAAGGTTTCGAGGGGGAAGAAGTTCTTTTTGCTTGCGTTACATGTGGTATGTGTCAGGTTAACTGTCCTAGAAAAGTAGAAATCATTGATAACGTACGTGCCATGCGTAATACTACGGTTGGAGCAGGCTTTTTACCAGGACATTTGCGCCCCATTGCTGGTAGCGTTCACGCTAATGGCAATCCTTGGTCTGGTGCGAAGGAGAAGCGTGCCGAATGGCAAGCAGGTCTGAACATACCTGCTTTCTCTGATGATACTGAGTACCTCCTTTATGTTTGCTGTACCTCTTGTTACGATACACGCAGTCAAAAAATAGCCAAAAGCATAGTAAATCTTCTGCAGAAAGCAGGAGTAAGCTTTGGAGTTTTGACCGCAGAAGAGAACTGTTGCGGCGAAACAATGCGCAAACTTGGTGATGAGGAATTATTCCAAAAACTCGCTGAATCAAACATCAAGTTGTTTAACGGAAAAGGCGTAAAGAAGATTATTACGACTTCTCCTCATTGCCTGTATGCCTTTAAAAAGGATTATCCAGAACTGGGCGGAGAATATGAAGTAATGCATTACTCTGAGCTACTGAGCAGCCTCTTAAAGGAAGGAAAGCTTTCCTTGCCAGGAGAAGTAGCAAAAAAAATCACCTTTCATGATCCATGCTATCTAGGTCGTCATAATGATGTCTATGATTCCCCAAGAGAACTCATCAAGGCTATACCGGGTGTTGAACTGGTAGAACTTGATCGAACAAAAAATAAGAGCTTATGCTGCGCTGGTGGTGGCGGCCGGGTTTGGGCAGAAGTTCCAATGGGGGAGCGTTTTGGCGAATTACGGATTACTGATGCAGTAGATAAAAATGCTGACATTTTAGTTACAGCATGTCCATACTGTATTCTAATGCTGGATGATGCTTGTTCTGGTTTAGAAAAGGGCGATGTGCTACAAGTCATGGAAATGTCCGAACTACTGAACTCTGCCTTGTAG
- the sat gene encoding sulfate adenylyltransferase, translating to MSKLVPPHGGKLTPVLLPESQRADALAKAKTLPVIRMTSRETSDLLMIGMGAFSPLTGFMGKADYESVVATKHLTNGLAWPLPITLSVTKERAAELTIGMEVALVDDETDTYTGILTVSDKYEYDKVAECKAVFFTDDLEHEGVKKVMAQGDINVGGSLVTFSQLGYATKYGAYYATPEQTRAIFDEKGWATVAAFQTRNPLHRSHEFLCKLGNEVCDGLFIHPIVGKLKEGDIPAETRLECYEVLLKNYFNPDKAVMRVYPMEMRYAGPSEAILHSIFRQNFGCSHILVGRDHAGVGDYYTAYQAQELFDQFKPGELLCQPLKVTAAFYCNKCEGMTTEKTCPHGKEDHLNISGTKLRGMLGKGELPPSQFSRKEVLEILVKYYKEKAAK from the coding sequence ATGTCTAAACTAGTACCGCCACATGGTGGAAAGTTAACACCAGTATTGCTCCCTGAGTCTCAACGAGCGGATGCTTTGGCAAAAGCCAAAACTCTGCCAGTCATTCGCATGACTTCTCGCGAAACTTCTGACCTTTTAATGATCGGGATGGGGGCGTTTAGCCCACTGACTGGATTTATGGGCAAAGCGGATTATGAGAGTGTAGTAGCTACAAAACATTTGACCAATGGCTTGGCATGGCCTCTTCCAATCACTTTATCCGTCACTAAGGAGCGAGCCGCTGAACTTACAATTGGTATGGAGGTTGCCTTAGTTGATGATGAAACTGATACCTATACCGGTATTTTAACGGTTAGCGATAAATATGAATATGACAAAGTCGCTGAATGCAAAGCTGTATTCTTTACAGACGATCTTGAACACGAAGGTGTAAAGAAAGTAATGGCTCAAGGGGATATCAATGTCGGCGGTTCATTAGTAACGTTTAGCCAACTCGGTTACGCTACTAAATACGGTGCTTACTATGCTACTCCAGAGCAAACCAGAGCCATTTTCGATGAAAAAGGTTGGGCAACCGTCGCTGCTTTCCAAACTCGGAACCCTTTGCATCGTTCCCACGAATTCTTATGCAAACTCGGAAATGAAGTTTGCGATGGCTTGTTCATTCACCCAATCGTAGGAAAACTCAAAGAAGGGGATATTCCTGCTGAAACACGTCTGGAATGTTATGAAGTTCTGTTAAAGAACTACTTCAATCCTGACAAAGCTGTTATGAGAGTTTATCCGATGGAAATGCGTTATGCTGGACCTAGCGAAGCAATTCTCCACTCCATTTTCCGTCAAAACTTTGGTTGCAGCCATATCTTGGTAGGACGCGATCACGCTGGTGTTGGCGACTATTACACAGCTTATCAAGCCCAAGAATTGTTTGATCAATTTAAGCCTGGTGAACTTCTCTGCCAACCTCTTAAAGTAACCGCTGCTTTCTATTGCAATAAATGCGAAGGCATGACCACTGAAAAAACTTGCCCACATGGCAAAGAAGATCATTTGAACATCAGCGGCACAAAGCTTAGAGGGATGTTAGGCAAAGGCGAGCTTCCCCCAAGCCAATTCAGCCGTAAAGAAGTTCTTGAAATCTTGGTTAAGTATTACAAGGAAAAAGCTGCAAAGTAA
- the aprB gene encoding adenylyl-sulfate reductase subunit beta translates to MPSFVYTDKCDGCKGQDKTACMYACPNDLMALDKEKMKAVNLDPWACWECLCCVKACPQQAMDLRGYADFVPLGASVTPLRGSDSIMWTVKFRNGMTKRFKFPIRTTEEGTAVPDGNFPTETGLDSIELFTEPASMLGPVWTFKK, encoded by the coding sequence ATGCCAAGTTTTGTATATACAGACAAGTGTGATGGATGTAAAGGGCAAGACAAAACAGCGTGCATGTATGCATGCCCAAATGACCTGATGGCTCTAGACAAAGAGAAAATGAAGGCAGTCAACCTTGATCCTTGGGCTTGCTGGGAATGCCTGTGCTGTGTAAAAGCTTGCCCACAACAAGCAATGGACCTCAGAGGCTATGCAGACTTCGTACCGCTAGGTGCATCAGTAACCCCCCTACGTGGATCTGACAGCATCATGTGGACTGTAAAATTCCGTAATGGCATGACCAAACGATTTAAATTCCCAATTCGGACAACAGAAGAAGGAACTGCAGTACCGGACGGCAATTTCCCAACTGAAACAGGACTCGATAGCATCGAACTGTTCACAGAACCTGCTTCCATGCTTGGGCCAGTTTGGACGTTCAAAAAATAA